The following are encoded in a window of Citrobacter freundii genomic DNA:
- the glpE gene encoding thiosulfate sulfurtransferase GlpE, whose product MDQFECINVEEAHQKLLHGTAVLVDIRDPQSYAMGHAPQAFHLTNDTLGSFMRDHDFDTVVLVMCYHGNSSKGAAQYLLQQGYDAVYSIDGGFDAWHRHFPAEVTFGA is encoded by the coding sequence ATGGATCAGTTTGAATGTATCAATGTCGAAGAAGCCCATCAGAAGCTGCTGCACGGAACGGCGGTGCTGGTGGATATCCGCGATCCGCAAAGCTATGCCATGGGCCATGCGCCACAGGCGTTTCACCTGACTAACGACACGCTGGGTTCCTTTATGCGTGACCATGATTTTGATACCGTTGTGCTGGTGATGTGTTACCACGGCAACAGCAGTAAAGGTGCGGCACAATATCTGCTTCAGCAGGGGTACGATGCGGTGTACAGCATCGACGGTGGATTCGATGCCTGGCATCGACATTTTCCTGCGGAAGTGACGTTTGGTGCGTAA
- the glpG gene encoding rhomboid family intramembrane serine protease GlpG gives MLMITSFANPRVAQAFVDYMATQGVILTIQQHSQTDVWLADESQAERVRAELARFLENPGDPRYLAASWQSGQTDSGLHYQRFPFLATLRERAGPVTWVVMAACVLVFIAMNVVGDQTVMLWLAWPFDPSLKFEFWRYFTHAFMHFSLMHILFNLLWWWYLGGAVEKRLGSGKLIVITVISALLSGYVQQKFSGPWFGGLSGVVYALMGYVWLRGERDPQSGIFLQRGLILFALIWIVAGWFDLFGMSMANGAHMAGLAVGLAMALADTLNVRKRT, from the coding sequence ATGTTGATGATTACCTCTTTTGCTAACCCCCGCGTGGCGCAGGCCTTTGTTGATTATATGGCGACACAGGGCGTTATCCTGACGATTCAGCAACATAGTCAAACGGATGTCTGGCTGGCGGATGAGTCCCAGGCTGAACGCGTGCGCGCTGAGCTGGCGCGTTTTCTGGAAAACCCAGGCGACCCGCGTTACCTGGCGGCCAGCTGGCAGTCCGGCCAAACCGACAGTGGCCTGCACTATCAACGTTTTCCGTTTCTTGCCACGCTGCGCGAACGCGCCGGCCCGGTCACCTGGGTGGTGATGGCCGCGTGTGTGCTGGTGTTTATCGCCATGAATGTGGTGGGCGATCAAACGGTGATGCTGTGGTTAGCGTGGCCGTTCGATCCCTCGCTGAAATTTGAATTCTGGCGTTATTTCACCCACGCTTTTATGCACTTCTCGCTGATGCACATCCTCTTCAACCTGCTGTGGTGGTGGTATCTCGGCGGGGCGGTAGAAAAGCGGTTGGGCAGCGGAAAACTGATCGTTATTACCGTCATCAGCGCCCTGCTGAGCGGCTATGTGCAGCAGAAATTCAGCGGCCCGTGGTTTGGTGGGTTGTCTGGCGTGGTGTATGCGTTGATGGGCTATGTGTGGCTACGCGGCGAACGCGATCCGCAAAGCGGTATTTTCCTGCAGCGTGGTTTGATTCTCTTTGCCTTGATTTGGATTGTTGCCGGTTGGTTCGATCTGTTTGGTATGTCGATGGCGAACGGCGCACATATGGCTGGCCTGGCCGTTGGTCTGGCTATGGCATTGGCAGACACGCTCAATGTGCGAAAACGAACTTGA
- a CDS encoding DeoR/GlpR family transcriptional regulator yields the protein MKQTQRHDAIIELVKKQGYVSTEELVEHFSVSPQTIRRDLNDLADQNMILRHHGGAALPSSSVNTPWHDRKATQTAEKERIARKVATQIPNGSTLFIDIGTTPEAVAHALLNHSNLRIVTNNLNVANTLMVKEDFRIILAGGELRSRDGGIMGEATLDFISQFRLDFGILGISGIDSDGSLLEFDYHEVRTKRAIIENSRHVMLVVDHSKFGRNAMVNMGSISMVDAVYTDTLPPAGVMQVIADHHIQLELC from the coding sequence ATGAAACAAACACAACGACATGACGCGATCATTGAACTGGTAAAAAAACAGGGATACGTCAGCACTGAGGAGTTGGTGGAGCATTTCTCCGTCAGCCCACAAACGATTCGCCGGGACCTTAACGACCTGGCAGATCAGAACATGATTTTGCGCCACCACGGCGGCGCGGCGTTGCCTTCCAGCTCGGTGAATACCCCCTGGCATGATCGTAAGGCCACGCAGACGGCAGAAAAAGAGCGCATTGCCCGTAAGGTCGCCACGCAGATCCCGAACGGCTCCACGCTGTTTATTGACATTGGTACCACGCCGGAAGCCGTCGCTCACGCGCTGCTGAACCATAGCAACTTGCGTATTGTGACCAACAACCTCAACGTGGCCAATACGCTGATGGTGAAAGAAGATTTCCGTATTATTCTGGCCGGGGGCGAACTGCGTAGCCGGGATGGCGGCATTATGGGCGAAGCCACCCTCGACTTTATTTCACAGTTTCGTCTGGATTTCGGTATTTTGGGGATCAGCGGTATCGACAGCGATGGTTCATTGCTGGAATTTGATTACCACGAAGTCCGCACCAAACGCGCCATTATTGAGAATTCACGGCATGTAATGCTGGTGGTGGATCATTCGAAGTTTGGTCGAAATGCAATGGTGAATATGGGCAGCATCAGCATGGTGGACGCCGTGTATACCGACACCCTGCCGCCTGCGGGCGTGATGCAGGTGATTGCCGACCACCATATTCAGCTGGAGTTGTGCTAA
- the malT gene encoding HTH-type transcriptional regulator MalT produces MLIPSKLSRPVRLDHTVVRERLLAKLSGANNFRLALVTSPAGYGKTTLVSQWAAGKNELGWFSLDEGDNQQERFASYLIAAIQQATGGHCTTSEAMVQKRQYASLTSLFAQLFIELAEWHRPLYLVVDDYHLISNPAIHEAMRFFLRHQPENLTLVVLSRNLPQLGIANLRVRDQLLEIGSQQLAFNHQEAKQFFDRRLSSPIEAAESSRMCDDVAGWATALQLIALSARQNNHSAHQSARRLAGINASHLSDYLVDEVLDSVDLSTRHFLLKSAILRSMNDALIVRVTGEENGQMRLEEIERQGLFLQRMDDIGEWFSYHPLFGNFLRQRCQWELAAELPEIHRAAAESWMEQGFPSEAIHHALAAGDAHMLRDILLNHAWGLFNHSELALLEESLKALPWESLLENPRLVLLQAWLMQSQHRYSEVNTLLARAEQEMKGDMEPTLHAEFNALRAQVAINDGNPDEAERLAKLALDELPIAWFYSRIVATSVHGEVLHCKGDLTRSLSLMQQTEQMARHHDVWHYALWSLIQQSEILFAQGFLQAAWETQEKAFQLVKEQHLEQLPMHEFLVRIRAQLLWAWARLDESEASARSGIELLSTFQPQQQLQCLALLVQCSLARGDLDNARSLLNRLENLLGNGHYHSDWISNADKVRVIYWQMVGDKNSAANWLRHTPKPEFANNHFLQGQWRNIARAQILLGEFEPAEIVLEELNENARNLRLMSDLNRNLLLLNQLYWQAGRKNDAQRVLLDALQLANRTGFISHFVIEGEAMAQQLRQLIQLNTLPELDQHRAQRILREINQHHRHKFAHFDEGFVERLLTHPEVPELIRTSPLTQREWQVLGLIYSGYSNEQIAGELAVAATTIKTHIRNLYQKLGVAHRQDAVQHAQKLLKMMGYGV; encoded by the coding sequence ATGTTGATTCCGTCTAAATTAAGTCGTCCGGTTCGTCTCGACCATACGGTGGTTCGTGAGCGCCTGTTGGCTAAACTTTCCGGCGCGAACAATTTCAGGCTCGCCCTGGTAACAAGTCCTGCTGGTTATGGAAAAACGACGCTGGTTTCACAGTGGGCGGCGGGGAAAAATGAACTGGGCTGGTTCTCACTGGATGAGGGTGATAACCAGCAGGAACGCTTTGCCAGCTATTTGATTGCCGCTATTCAACAGGCGACCGGTGGACACTGTACGACCAGTGAAGCCATGGTACAAAAACGCCAGTACGCCAGCCTGACCTCACTGTTTGCTCAGCTCTTCATTGAACTGGCAGAATGGCATCGTCCGCTGTACCTGGTGGTGGATGATTATCACTTAATCTCTAATCCGGCCATCCACGAAGCCATGCGTTTTTTCCTGCGCCACCAACCTGAGAATCTCACGCTGGTGGTGCTGTCACGTAACTTACCGCAGCTGGGTATTGCCAACCTGCGGGTGCGCGATCAGCTATTGGAAATCGGCAGCCAACAGCTGGCCTTCAACCATCAGGAAGCGAAACAGTTCTTCGATCGACGTTTATCCTCCCCCATTGAAGCGGCGGAAAGCAGCCGCATGTGCGATGACGTCGCCGGGTGGGCTACCGCATTACAGCTGATCGCCCTTTCCGCACGCCAGAACAATCATTCCGCGCACCAGTCGGCACGACGCCTGGCCGGGATCAACGCCAGCCATTTATCAGATTATCTGGTCGATGAAGTGCTGGACAGCGTGGATCTCAGTACCCGCCACTTCCTGTTGAAAAGCGCCATATTGCGCTCCATGAACGATGCGCTGATTGTCCGGGTGACCGGGGAAGAAAACGGCCAAATGCGGCTGGAAGAGATTGAGCGTCAGGGACTATTCCTGCAGCGGATGGACGACATCGGCGAATGGTTTAGCTATCACCCGCTGTTTGGTAACTTCTTACGCCAGCGCTGTCAGTGGGAACTGGCGGCCGAACTCCCCGAGATCCATCGCGCCGCTGCAGAAAGCTGGATGGAGCAAGGTTTCCCCAGCGAAGCCATTCACCATGCGCTGGCGGCAGGCGACGCCCATATGCTGCGCGATATCCTGCTCAATCATGCGTGGGGGTTGTTTAACCACAGCGAGCTGGCGCTGTTGGAAGAGTCATTAAAAGCGCTGCCGTGGGAAAGCCTGCTGGAAAATCCACGTCTGGTGCTGCTACAGGCCTGGCTGATGCAGAGCCAGCACCGCTACAGTGAAGTGAACACCCTTCTGGCGCGCGCTGAGCAGGAAATGAAAGGTGATATGGAGCCAACGCTGCATGCCGAATTTAATGCACTGCGTGCTCAGGTAGCGATTAACGACGGTAATCCTGACGAAGCTGAGCGTCTGGCAAAACTGGCGCTGGATGAGTTACCGATCGCCTGGTTCTACAGCCGTATCGTCGCCACCTCGGTGCACGGCGAAGTCCTGCACTGTAAGGGCGACCTGACGCGCTCGCTGTCATTAATGCAGCAAACAGAGCAAATGGCGCGTCATCATGACGTCTGGCATTACGCGTTGTGGAGTTTGATCCAACAAAGCGAAATTTTATTCGCCCAGGGCTTTTTGCAAGCCGCCTGGGAAACCCAGGAAAAAGCCTTCCAGCTGGTGAAAGAGCAACATCTGGAACAGCTGCCTATGCATGAATTCCTGGTACGCATCCGCGCGCAGCTCCTGTGGGCCTGGGCGCGGCTGGACGAATCCGAAGCGTCTGCCCGCAGCGGCATTGAACTGCTTTCCACCTTTCAGCCGCAGCAGCAGCTACAGTGTCTGGCACTGCTGGTACAGTGTTCGCTGGCGCGAGGCGATCTGGACAATGCCCGCAGCTTGCTCAACCGTCTGGAAAACCTGCTGGGCAACGGACATTATCACAGCGACTGGATCTCCAATGCCGATAAGGTCCGCGTGATTTACTGGCAAATGGTCGGTGACAAAAATTCGGCCGCCAACTGGCTGCGTCATACGCCGAAACCGGAGTTTGCCAACAACCACTTCCTGCAAGGTCAGTGGCGTAACATTGCCCGCGCGCAGATCCTGCTCGGTGAATTTGAACCGGCAGAAATTGTGCTGGAAGAACTCAATGAAAATGCGCGTAACCTGCGCCTGATGAGCGATCTCAACCGCAACCTGTTGTTGCTGAATCAGCTGTACTGGCAGGCTGGACGCAAAAATGATGCACAGCGCGTGTTACTTGATGCACTGCAGCTGGCGAATCGTACCGGGTTTATCAGCCATTTTGTGATTGAAGGCGAAGCGATGGCGCAGCAGTTACGCCAGCTAATCCAGCTTAATACGTTACCGGAACTCGATCAGCATCGCGCCCAGCGCATTCTGCGTGAAATTAACCAACATCACCGCCACAAATTCGCCCACTTTGATGAAGGGTTCGTGGAGCGTCTGCTGACCCATCCCGAAGTCCCGGAGCTTATCCGCACCAGTCCGCTGACCCAGCGCGAATGGCAGGTGTTAGGACTGATTTATTCCGGCTACAGCAACGAGCAAATCGCCGGTGAGCTGGCCGTTGCCGCGACGACCATCAAAACGCACATCCGCAATTTGTACCAAAAACTCGGCGTGGCTCACCGCCAGGACGCGGTACAGCATGCGCAAAAACTGTTGAAGATGATGGGGTACGGGGTGTAA